In one window of Lolium perenne isolate Kyuss_39 unplaced genomic scaffold, Kyuss_2.0 unplaced104, whole genome shotgun sequence DNA:
- the LOC127313264 gene encoding uncharacterized protein: MGDLLSSGMNWIAPLYAIRHSSHASQDGSAGTDDDANYDAEFKGAIVFTVVLMSILGGTLSVVGLERLIRGRFTLFSIVRTLLRSTFILFLPLLSYMFSHSEGNKGELLFLLLWMLLIELIRKKVQAMVQSAGGSFSRASGRFRLMDHSDEATRLVWIGYLMYLNVPRDSLSGDVMPAFFYILWSLALAKLGQRVLNKWMAQDSLAAAGNTHLIAGYMQHIVEKHGMSPAGDIAKCEYVVMGEEKLMLHKKDSRKKDGPRSISVPKVRLTTLHCGYGVGRFPHGQDEQKHVHLLIDLSKVKDLVTVERIWEKIPRLNICCFSTNRWRFMCFSFSLFKLMRRRFEHYPMVEVGSDMARRLMLHGLLSLECESNAEDNAHAVFQVLQIELDFLDNYYEAGVPVVMSAPWLFIFNFIFSILFVLTYVFAILIIVRSYKIDKTLLLYFVVAVLLVMTILAIEITEFLTIYLLSNWFLVHLLCLYVAPGNCLWSWLGKPIVGCFIATRFLVVSGLEIIFRLFCRPINPNKMKIKQVSIRQVCEPVHKMLAWTSQVTLPTKAKVDIVQSLKAIDPLGTCHVFLPQMYGLEGDGKTATEILLQCHLATELLDMNGRRAKDDKQLKDNDNHQVVAVTLSRYCMYLVARTPELLPDDEIWVSDCYDDMKSCLKKASSWCFCSSAWQGLLDKDEQAAECLEDPTARDGLKLFQRHRERTDKDKVWEELAQFWVNLLIYMSPSNDVEGHAKALSSSGGDLITCLWAFCTHAGISRPRRPSTNADQQV; the protein is encoded by the exons ATGGGGGACTTGTTGTCCTCTGGTATGAATTGGATTGCCCCCCTGTATGCGATCAGGCATTCCAGCCATGCGTCGCAAGATGGCAGCGCGGGCACCGATGACGACGCAAACTACGACGCCGAGTTTAAGGGGGCGATAGTGTTCACGGTGGTGCTCATGTCCATCCTCGGCGGCACGCTCAGCGTGGTCGGCCTCGAGCGCCTGATACGCGGCCGCTTCACCCTCTTCTCCATCGTGCGCACCCTGCTGCGCTCcaccttcatcctcttccttcccCTCCTGTCCTACATGTTCTCACACTCGGAGGGGAACAAGGGGGAGCTCCTCTTTTTGCTCCTGTGGATGCTCCTCATCGAGCTCATCCGCAAGAAGGTGCAGGCAATGGTGCAGTCGGCCGGTGGCTCCTTCTCGAGGGCCTCTGGCAGGTTCCGGCTGATGGACCACTCCGACGAGGCTACTCGCTTGGTGTGGATCGGCTACCTCATGTACTTAAACGTTCCACGGGACTCACTTTCG GGGGATGTGATGCCGGCATTCTTCTACATACTGTGGTCACTGGCCCTCGCGAAGCTGGGGCAGAGGGTGCTCAACAAATGGATGGCACAAGACTCACTAGCAGCAGCCGGAAATACTCACCTCATTGCAGGTTACATGCAGCACATCGTAGAGAAGCACGGTATGTCACCAGCCGGCGACATTGCCAAGTGCGAGTACGTGGTGATGGGGGAGGAGAAGCTCATGCTCCATAAGAAGGATAGTCGAAAGAAGGATGGGCCAAGGAGTATTTCGGTGCCCAAGGTACGCCTGACCACCCTACATTGTGGGTATGGTGTCGGGAGGTTCCCTCATGGCCAAGATGAGCAGAAGCACGTCCATCTCCTCATAGACCTCAGTAAGGTCAAGGACTTGGTAACAGTGGAGAGAATATGGGAGAAAATACCACGTTTGAACATTTGCTGCTTCAGCACCAACAGGTGGCGCTTCATGTGCTTCTCCTTCTCTTTATTCAAGCTGATGCGGCGCCGGTTCGAGCACTATCCCATGGTGGAGGTTGGGTCGGACATGGCACGAAGGTTAATGCTCCATGGCCTGCTTTCCCTCGAATGCGAGAGCAACGCAGAAGATAATGCCCATGCAGTGTTTCAAGTGCTTCAGATAGAGCTCGACTTCCTCGACAACTACTACGAGGCGGGCGTCCCAGTAGTGatgtctgccccttggcttttcatATTCAACTTCATCTTCTCTATCCTCTTCGTTTTGACATACGTCTTTGCTATTTTGATCATCGTGAGAAGTTACAAGATTGACAAAACCCTACTGCTTTACTTCGTCGTCGCAGTGCTGCTAGTGATGACCATTCTTGCCATCGAAATCACAGAGTTCCTCACCATATACCTGCTCTCCAACTGGTTCCTAGTGCATCTACTATGCTTGTACGTAGCCCCGGGGAACTGCCTTTGGAGCTGGTTGGGCAAGCCAATCGTTGGTTGCTTCATTGCAACACGCTTCTTGGTGGTATCTGGACTTGAGATCATCTTTAGACTTTTCTGCAGACCTATTAATCCCAACAAGATGAAGATCAAGCAGGTGTCCATACGCCAAGTTTGTGAGCCAGTCCACAAGATGTTAGCATGGACTTCTCAGGTCACACTGCCAACTAAAGCCAAGGTAGACATCGTTCAGTCCCTCAAGGCTATCGACCCTCTAGGCACATGCCATGTTTTCCTGCCACAGATGTATGGCCTTGAAGGCGATGGAAAAACAGCCACAGAGATCCTCTTGCAGTGTCACCTAGCCACGGAGCTCCTGGACATGAATGGCAGGCGAGCAAAGGATGACAAGCAACTGAAAGACAACGACAACCATCAGGTGGTGGCGGTGACACTCTCGAGGTACTGCATGTACCTTGTGGCACGCACGCCAGAGCTTTTGCCAGACGATGAGATCTGGGTATCGGACTGCTACGACGACATgaagagttgcctgaagaaagccTCAAGCTGGTGCTTCTGCAGCTCGGCCTGGCAGGGGTTGCTTGACAAGGACGAGCAGGCAGCGGAGTGTCTCGAAGACCCTACGGCGCGCGATGGCTTGAAGCTCTTCCAGCGGCATCGGGAGCGCACCGACAAGGACAAGGTGTGGGAGGAATTGGCCCAATTCTGGGTCAATCTTCTCATCTACATGTCCCCATCCAACGATGTGGAGGGCCATGCCAAGGCGCTTTCATCCTCGGGTGGCGACCTCATCACTTGCCTCTGGGCATTTTGCACTCATGCAGGTATTAGTCGACCTCGACGCCCTAGCACGAATGCCGATCAGCAGGTGTGA